The DNA segment attaaatattaatcaaataaaattttaattatataattaaaatataatattgagttattttaagatttattttagtaatgaatatagtgtacaaagaacttttcaaaaatttatgaaaatgtttaaatccGCATCgggggcaaaacacctagttattCAAATATTGAACGTGGTTAGAGTCGTGATATATTTAGATgcggttataaaaaaaattggttatttttaagtaggtcaaatgaaaaaaaaaattgttggacTAATCATTTATCAATTAGTTATGATTCTgatttaatagaatatatagATAGATTTATGTTTCCTGTCAACTGCACTCAGAACTAATGTAAAACACCAACTGACAATTGAAAATACAATAGATTAATAATTCAATGAATATTTCACTAAataggtttttttttgtcaaactcaCTTAATAGTTTTTCTCTTTTCAAGAAAAATCAAGGGAAGCGTAATTATGCAAGGGGCTTTTAAGAATCAGGCCTAAATGCTTCATTTATTAGTCTGCGGCTTTGGCCCATAATTAcctagatttttgtttttgtattggGCTACTTTGCAAGctaagtaaaatataactttaaatagaaaaaaatctgaCAAAGAAAGTCAAAAACTTATCATCCTTTAGACGAGAAAACACAAAAACGAAATTAAATAGGAAAATATGGTACACCGACAAAAATCAGAGAAAAATACTGACTGGTGACTTTCATTGGCCTCAGGTAGATCAAAAaccttattttaaaataaaatatttattttactattttatatgtatttattttgtcgttaataattatataaacaaatatttttttaataaaaataagtgAATACtgtttaatattatgaaaagtTATGCATGAACAGTGTTTAGCGTTGTGAACAGTTACACaccaaatttaatttttgaggTTAGGTTAAAGAGGTTTTATATGATCCAGAGTTGGTcgatttttatttgtatttttcccAAAAACGTTTAccatacaaaataaattacaaaatatgtaaaactatgacatgtctctttttttttgcttattattaatctgttttaattttctttttaatgatgTGTCAAAATTTGATTGCAGAGATGACTTCAATTGTGTTTAATAGTACTATAAATGATAATTTATCTCCGCCGTATTAATTCGTCCCAGCTCTCGGCAAGCAAGCACCTCCTAACGTCTTTCTCCGATCGCCGTTCTGCCGATTTGAGCGAACCACGAGATCCCGGAGAGCAGATCCTCTTCTGCTTAATCTGCAAAGATGGTGAGACCTCAAATCTCTCTATGTTATTTCCGTTTCCTCTCTCCCAGATCTCAATCGAACCCGCTTGCGATGCGATCTAGATCATTGAATCCGAAATCAACATCTCCGTTTCGTGATGTTGCCATTGGTTGTAGTTTTCATGAAATCGAGTATAGTCTGTGTGTGTGGCATTTGGTTTAGGAGATTGAATTTTGGATTGTTTTCATTTGAATTTCGCAAAGATCTGGTGATTGATTTTTTAGGTTTTTTAAAGCTCTCTATGTTGTTACTGACTATATGCTCTCCTTTTCTCAACAGCCGCTCAGTCTCGATATCAAGGTATGCTATGATGAACACTTTCGTGACCTTCTTCTCTgttgaattttttattataatgctGTGGCGATGATTTGCATCAGAGGAAATTTGCTCAACGATCAGAGAGAGTCAAATCTGTGGATCTGCATCCTACAGAGCCATGGTATGTAATTTTCAACTTTTAATTGTGCTATCTTGCAGTTTTGGATGTGGTTATGCAATCACTATTTTGTTTTCTCATGGTGCTTCTTGACTTGTTAAATTACAGGATCCTAGCAAGTTTGTATGCTGGAACCGTGTGTATTTGGAACTACCAGACGCAGGTGGGTGATTATTTTTACTATCCTACACTCAACAGTCTGTTACATGGTTCAGAGTACTGTAATTAGTCTTTCAGCTAGTGTTTTTATGATTTCATGGGACTCTTTTCTGATTTGAATCTAATATGATTATCCTCTCAGGTGATAACGAAATCCTTCGAGGTGACTGATGTGCCAGGTATAACAGTTATTACGAGCTTATTCTAAATTAATGTTTCCTTGTTATATGTTTTTGACTTGCTGTATATTGCCTTGTTTAGTTTGTTACTGTTGCTGAGTTTTTATATATGGCTTTGCAGTTAGGTCGGCCAAGTTCATTCCACGCAAGCAATGGGTTGTGGCAGGAGCGGATGATTTGCATATCCGTGTATACAACTACAATACAATGGACAAGGTTAAAGTTTTCGAGGCCCATGCGGATTACATTAGGTGTGTTGCTGTCCATCCCACCCTTCCGTATGTGCTGTCATCTTCTGATGATATGCTCATAAAGCTTTGGGACTGGGAAAACGGTTGGGCCTGTACTCAGATATTTGAGGGACATTCGCATTATGTGATGCAAGTGGTGTTTAACCCAAAAGACACCAACACTTTTGCCAGTGCATCGCTTGACCGTTCCATAAAGGTGCGAAAATGGCCCAATCGCTTTTATTTATTGCTTATTCACGTGCTGTAAAATGTGTTTGCTCAGACAACTTTTTTCATCTCCAGATATGGAATCTTGGTTCCCCAGACCCAAATTTTACACTGGATGCTCATCAGAAAGGAGTCAACTGCGTAGATTACTTTACGGGGGGTGATAAGCCATATTTAATTACTGGCTCTGATGATCATACTGCTAAGGTATTCTTCTGGTTAAGCTTcctatatatgttttttgttttgtctgcCCAATATGTATTTGCAGATAACTTACTAGTTGTGCTTTTGTAATCAGGTTTGGGACTATCAAACCAAAAGTTGTGTCCAGACGCTAGACGGTCACACCCACAATGTATCTGCAGTATGTTTCCATCCGGAGCTTCCAATAATACTCACAGGTTCTGAGGATGGCACTGTTCGCATTTGGCACGCCACGACTTACAGGTGTTTTAGCTAAACCCTTTCTTCTGTCAATAAGCATAACAATGCTGTTTTTATGGGGTATTTAACACTTAACTACGCCTTGGACACATGAGATTCTTTCTTGTATTCATTTTTACAGTAgtttttttcctctattttgtcctttgatttgttatttttacttttatattttttcaggCTAGAGAACACACTGAATTATTCTCTCGATAGAGTTTGGGCCATTGGTTACATAAAAAGCTCGCGCCGGTGAGTTCTGATTTTTTGCTTCCTCATTTTACCTTTCTATAATAAGTCAATGTTTGTTAGATTTGTTTTCCATGAGTAGATGTTCTCTCTTGGTAGAAACTTTGTTTCTGATTTGCTGTTAGTTCTCGTCTGAAATTGCGATTTGGAGAGCTAATGGTGCTTAGAATTACGATAAGAGCTGTTGAGGGATCATGGTTATACAAGACCATCAACAACGAATGTGTTTGCATTTTACAGGGTTGTGATTGGGTATGATGAAGGAACCATCATGGTTAAACTTGGACGAGAAATTCCTGTCGCTAGCATGGACAGTAGCGGAAAAATTATATGGGCTAAGCATAATGAAATCCAAACTGCAAACATCAAAAGTCTCGGTGCAGGTTATGAGGTGTAGCTTCTAACTATAActattgtattatatttataGCATGCACCAGGCAGCAACATGTGCGATTAAgctatttatttgtattttctgATGATATTAAGTTTTCGTCTCTTTGCCTAGGTTACTGACGGAGAAAGACTTCCCTTGGCTGTTAAAGACCTGGGGACCTGTGATCTTTATCCACAAGTAAGTGTTACTATACAGAACTGTCTGAAAATTGTCCTTTTGTGCTGAATTATTATAGGGGATATTGGGGAAACATTTCGAAGTTGTGGGTACCACTAGAGTCATGTTTCAGCTAAAAATGATTCTTTAATGGTTCTTTGAAACAATATACATTTGAAATGAAGCAGTTTAgatgatataaattaaattatgtttCATACGAAGTCCCAAGAGTGTGGTTCCGTATAATCATCTCTTCTATCTCACAAATAGCTATTTGTTCTAACTCTCAGAGCTTGAAGCACAATCCTAACGGGAGGTTTGTGGTAGTCTGCGGTGATGGAGAGTACATAATCTACACAGCTTTGGCTTGGAGAAACAGATCTTTTGGTTCTGGACTGGAATTTGTTTGGTCATCGGAGGGGGAATGTGCAGTTCGAGAAAGCCCATCAAAGATAAAAATATTCAGCAAAAATTTCCAGGTTTGACTTTCCGCTCCATTTTTGTAAGGGTGCTTCTAGTGTTGAAGAAATTGCTGATGCTTGCAATGGGGACATATATTTGTGGGTCTGGTGTGTTAATAAAAGTGGTACTTACAGGAAAGGAAGAGCATTCGGCCTACTTTCTCAGCTGAGAAGATTTTTGGAGGAACCCTGTTAGCAATGTGTTCAAATGATTTCATTTGCTTCTATGATTGGGCTGAATGTAGGCTGATTCAGCAAATTGATGTCATTGTGAAGGTACACAACGAATGAACTTGTCTCTGAAGTGAAATTTAACTTTCATCAGTTTTTTTTCCAATTCTCTCTCTTTACATTTTATTCAGTTGGAAGTTTCTCCATTTGTGTCTTATCTAACTCTTTAGTGCTCCATGAAAATTTGCAGAATGTTTATTGGGCTGAAAGTGGTGATTTAGTAGCCATTGCTAGTGATACGTCATTCTACATCCTGAAGTACAATGTGAGAGTCCCGGTCAACCTTTAAATTTTGAGCAATATATTATTGATTTCCGCTTTCGTGGATTTTCCAAATGTTTACTCTGGTGTTCCTCTCTGTTACAGCGTGACTTGGTTTCCTCGCATTTTGATAGTGGAAGACCAACTGATGAAGAGGGTGTTGAGGATGCTTTTGAGGTCCTCCATGAGAATGATGAACGTGTTAGGACAGGTATATGGGTCGGGGATTGCTTCATTTACAACAACTCTTCTTCGAAGCTTAACTATTGTGTTGGAGGCGAGGTACtctttgtgtatttttatttcttcaaaGATTCAATCATCTTTATGAGCCACACTGTATCTTAGCTGCTAATATACTTACGGCAGGTAACCACAATGTATCATTTGGACCGTCCAATGTATTTGTTAGGCTATATTGCCAATCAAAGCCGGGTATACTTGGTAGACAAAGAATTCAAGTACGTTCCTTtacttctttcttttattttagacTGTTTTATAATGCATTCAGAATTTGCTGACGTGTTTCACCTTTTCTTGGGAATGCAGTGTCATAGGATATACCCTGCTGCTTAGCCTCATTGAATACAAGACACTTGTGATGCGAGGTGATTTGGATAAAGCCAATGAAATTTTACCTACCATTCCAAAAGAGCAGCTTAACAAGTACGTTATACGTTACAGACTCATTCTTTACCGCATCTTATCTCGTGCTATCTCCTACGATGTGATGTTATTCAGCTTGTGTTTTACATAGATGCCTTCCTATCTATTCTTATTTCACTATATAGTTTTTGTATATATCTCTTATTTTGTTCTGGAATTGCTTCCAATTGTTAGTGTTGCTCATTTCTTGGAGTCTCGAGGAATGATTGAAGATGCTTTAGAAATTGCGACAGATGCGGACTACAGATTTGAGCTGGCCATACAGTTGGGTAGACTTGAGATTGCAAAGGTAAATATTATATGTGATGATTGAATGTTTAAGAagtacctttttattttaacaaaagGAGTATAGTGAGCACTGCGTTTCTTATCCATGTTATTCCATTATTGTAGGAAATCGCTGAAGAAGTGCAGAGTGAGTCTAAATGGAAGCAGTTAGGAGAGTTGGCCATGTCTTCTGGGAAGGTACATCTTCTCTAGAATATTCTGTCTTAAAGTTTTGTGTAAATACAGGAAAATAACTCGCTGCACATATGCTATATCAGTCGATTTACTACGAGACTCTGTATTGATAACAGAAAGTTGCTAAATTTAGATTTTACAGTGGCATCTCCAATACCTACTATCTAAGTGATTCTGTTGAATTTGTGTGTGCTCCATCATGATAGCTACAACTGGCCGAGGATTGCATGAAGTACGCTATGGATTTAAGTGGTTTGCTACTACTATACTCTTCCTTGGGAGACGCTGAAGGGGTGTCAAAGCTTGCATGCCTTGCTAAGGAGCAGGGAAAGAACAATGTCGCCTTTCTTTGCTTATTCATGCTGGGTAGATTGGAAGATTGTCTGCAGTTATTGGTGGAGAGGTATTTCACTAGTGCTCAAATGGCGgtttataaaaatcaaatccATATGCCTTTCTTGTTATCTcgatgacaatttttttttattttccagCAATCGGATACCAGAAGCTGCTCTGATGGCACGTTCTTATCTTCCAAGCAAAGTTTCAGAGATAGTTGCTCTTTGGAGGAAAGATCTCAGCAAGGTTACTTACTTATCTTTCTATTATAACCTTTTGGTCAATgagattatatattatatggcTTTAAGTTAGCTTTGGCTTGTCAACAGGTTAATTCAAAAGCAGCAGAATCTTTGGCTGATCCTGAAGAGTACCCAAATCTTTTTGAGGATTGGCAAGTTGCTCTTTCTGTTGAAGCAAAAGCTGTAGAGACGAGGTACTCCTAGCATAACTTTATTGctaatgttctttttttttatctttattccAAGCTGTATGTTCTGAAAGGGGACAACTTCATCCATGAGCAACTCTCTATTTCATTTGTCTACACATTGAGATGATTAATGTTGATGGTTCATACCCAGCGAGCGTATTATTGGTTTGGTCAAGCCAAGAAATTGACTCTTGTTTATCTACAGGGGAGTTTATGCTGCTGCAGAAGATTATCCAACCCACGCCGATAAATCTGCCATTACCCTCGTGGAAGCCTTCAGAAACATGCAAGTTGAAGCAGAGGAATCAGTGGAAAATGGACACATGGAACACGAGGTGAGTTCATATGGAGCTGTAGGATCCTAAATAGTGGATGGTTCGTTTATATCAAAGCGGCAAGTAGCTTTAATTTCCACAGGACTCGCtgtttaaaattgtttttttttgtagtctGAGCAGGTAGCAGAAGAAAATGGTCATGAAGAGAATGAAGGAGATGAAGAGGAGcagcttgaagaagaagaaaaagaagaagtgaATCAAGAAGAGGGAGTTGTTGTTGATGGAGACTCAACGGATGGTGGTGCAGTACTTGTTAATGGAAGTGAGGGTGACGAAGAGTGGGGTACGAATAACAAAGGAAACCAACCAGCCTAATAAATCAAGTCAGTCCAGGATCAATGTTCTTGAGTGATTAATTGGAACTCCcacagaaaatattttgtttgccGCTTCTAACATCTCATCCCTTGTGTCTTGATCATAATCTTGAGTGTTGCATGAGATGGGTTAGGTTGTTTCTTTTGTTATATCTTTGCATGTACGTGTCTTAGGATCTAGGAACTTGTGTCTTTCAATTTCTTCAGTTTGCAGTTAGTCTGAACTTATCTTTTGTTTTGCAGTGCTTACGGCACGTCAATAGCCAGTTACAGTACTCGGCTACGTTTTGAAGCAGGAAGTGGTagctttcttttt comes from the Brassica rapa cultivar Chiifu-401-42 chromosome A01, CAAS_Brap_v3.01, whole genome shotgun sequence genome and includes:
- the LOC103840347 gene encoding coatomer subunit beta'-3 isoform X4; the encoded protein is MPLSLDIKRKFAQRSERVKSVDLHPTEPWILASLYAGTVCIWNYQTQVITKSFEVTDVPVRSAKFIPRKQWVVAGADDLHIRVYNYNTMDKVKVFEAHADYIRCVAVHPTLPYVLSSSDDMLIKLWDWENGWACTQIFEGHSHYVMQVVFNPKDTNTFASASLDRSIKIWNLGSPDPNFTLDAHQKGVNCVDYFTGGDKPYLITGSDDHTAKVWDYQTKSCVQTLDGHTHNVSAVCFHPELPIILTGSEDGTVRIWHATTYRLENTLNYSLDRVWAIGYIKSSRRVVIGYDEGTIMVKLGREIPVASMDSSGKIIWAKHNEIQTANIKSLGAGYEVTDGERLPLAVKDLGTCDLYPQSLKHNPNGRFVVVCGDGEYIIYTALAWRNRSFGSGLEFVWSSEGECAVRESPSKIKIFSKNFQERKSIRPTFSAEKIFGGTLLAMCSNDFICFYDWAECRLIQQIDVIVKNVYWAESGDLVAIASDTSFYILKYNRDLVSSHFDSGRPTDEEGVEDAFEVLHENDERVRTGIWVGDCFIYNNSSSKLNYCVGGEVTTMYHLDRPMYLLGYIANQSRVYLVDKEFNVIGYTLLLSLIEYKTLVMRGDLDKANEILPTIPKEQLNNVAHFLESRGMIEDALEIATDADYRFELAIQLGRLEIAKEIAEEVQSESKWKQLGELAMSSGKLQLAEDCMKYAMDLSGLLLLYSSLGDAEGVSKLACLAKEQGKNNVAFLCLFMLGRLEDCLQLLVESNRIPEAALMARSYLPSKVSEIVALWRKDLSKVNSKAAESLADPEEYPNLFEDWQVALSVEAKAVETRGVYAAAEDYPTHADKSAITLVEAFRNMQVEAEESVENGHMEHEVAEENGHEENEGDEEEQLEEEEKEEVNQEEGVVVDGDSTDGGAVLVNGSEGDEEWVLTARQ
- the LOC103840347 gene encoding coatomer subunit beta'-3 isoform X1, yielding MPLSLDIKRKFAQRSERVKSVDLHPTEPWILASLYAGTVCIWNYQTQVITKSFEVTDVPVRSAKFIPRKQWVVAGADDLHIRVYNYNTMDKVKVFEAHADYIRCVAVHPTLPYVLSSSDDMLIKLWDWENGWACTQIFEGHSHYVMQVVFNPKDTNTFASASLDRSIKIWNLGSPDPNFTLDAHQKGVNCVDYFTGGDKPYLITGSDDHTAKVWDYQTKSCVQTLDGHTHNVSAVCFHPELPIILTGSEDGTVRIWHATTYRLENTLNYSLDRVWAIGYIKSSRRVVIGYDEGTIMVKLGREIPVASMDSSGKIIWAKHNEIQTANIKSLGAGYEVTDGERLPLAVKDLGTCDLYPQSLKHNPNGRFVVVCGDGEYIIYTALAWRNRSFGSGLEFVWSSEGECAVRESPSKIKIFSKNFQERKSIRPTFSAEKIFGGTLLAMCSNDFICFYDWAECRLIQQIDVIVKNVYWAESGDLVAIASDTSFYILKYNRDLVSSHFDSGRPTDEEGVEDAFEVLHENDERVRTGIWVGDCFIYNNSSSKLNYCVGGEVTTMYHLDRPMYLLGYIANQSRVYLVDKEFNVIGYTLLLSLIEYKTLVMRGDLDKANEILPTIPKEQLNNVAHFLESRGMIEDALEIATDADYRFELAIQLGRLEIAKEIAEEVQSESKWKQLGELAMSSGKLQLAEDCMKYAMDLSGLLLLYSSLGDAEGVSKLACLAKEQGKNNVAFLCLFMLGRLEDCLQLLVESNRIPEAALMARSYLPSKVSEIVALWRKDLSKVNSKAAESLADPEEYPNLFEDWQVALSVEAKAVETRGVYAAAEDYPTHADKSAITLVEAFRNMQVEAEESVENGHMEHESEQVAEENGHEENEGDEEEQLEEEEKEEVNQEEGVVVDGDSTDGGAVLVNGSEGDEEWGTNNKGNQPA
- the LOC103840347 gene encoding coatomer subunit beta'-3 isoform X3; this translates as MPLSLDIKRKFAQRSERVKSVDLHPTEPWILASLYAGTVCIWNYQTQVITKSFEVTDVPVRSAKFIPRKQWVVAGADDLHIRVYNYNTMDKVKVFEAHADYIRCVAVHPTLPYVLSSSDDMLIKLWDWENGWACTQIFEGHSHYVMQVVFNPKDTNTFASASLDRSIKIWNLGSPDPNFTLDAHQKGVNCVDYFTGGDKPYLITGSDDHTAKVWDYQTKSCVQTLDGHTHNVSAVCFHPELPIILTGSEDGTVRIWHATTYRLENTLNYSLDRVWAIGYIKSSRRVVIGYDEGTIMVKLGREIPVASMDSSGKIIWAKHNEIQTANIKSLGAGYEVTDGERLPLAVKDLGTCDLYPQSLKHNPNGRFVVVCGDGEYIIYTALAWRNRSFGSGLEFVWSSEGECAVRESPSKIKIFSKNFQERKSIRPTFSAEKIFGGTLLAMCSNDFICFYDWAECRLIQQIDVIVKNVYWAESGDLVAIASDTSFYILKYNRDLVSSHFDSGRPTDEEGVEDAFEVLHENDERVRTGIWVGDCFIYNNSSSKLNYCVGGEVTTMYHLDRPMYLLGYIANQSRVYLVDKEFNVIGYTLLLSLIEYKTLVMRGDLDKANEILPTIPKEQLNNVAHFLESRGMIEDALEIATDADYRFELAIQLGRLEIAKEIAEEVQSESKWKQLGELAMSSGKLQLAEDCMKYAMDLSGLLLLYSSLGDAEGVSKLACLAKEQGKNNVAFLCLFMLGRLEDCLQLLVESNRIPEAALMARSYLPSKVSEIVALWRKDLSKVNSKAAESLADPEEYPNLFEDWQVALSVEAKAVETRGVYAAAEDYPTHADKSAITLVEAFRNMQVEAEESVENGHMEHESEQVAEENGHEENEGDEEEQLEEEEKEEVNQEEGVVVDGDSTDGGAVLVNGSEGDEEWVLTARQ
- the LOC103840347 gene encoding coatomer subunit beta'-3 isoform X2 — protein: MPLSLDIKRKFAQRSERVKSVDLHPTEPWILASLYAGTVCIWNYQTQVITKSFEVTDVPVRSAKFIPRKQWVVAGADDLHIRVYNYNTMDKVKVFEAHADYIRCVAVHPTLPYVLSSSDDMLIKLWDWENGWACTQIFEGHSHYVMQVVFNPKDTNTFASASLDRSIKIWNLGSPDPNFTLDAHQKGVNCVDYFTGGDKPYLITGSDDHTAKVWDYQTKSCVQTLDGHTHNVSAVCFHPELPIILTGSEDGTVRIWHATTYRLENTLNYSLDRVWAIGYIKSSRRVVIGYDEGTIMVKLGREIPVASMDSSGKIIWAKHNEIQTANIKSLGAGYEVTDGERLPLAVKDLGTCDLYPQSLKHNPNGRFVVVCGDGEYIIYTALAWRNRSFGSGLEFVWSSEGECAVRESPSKIKIFSKNFQERKSIRPTFSAEKIFGGTLLAMCSNDFICFYDWAECRLIQQIDVIVKNVYWAESGDLVAIASDTSFYILKYNRDLVSSHFDSGRPTDEEGVEDAFEVLHENDERVRTGIWVGDCFIYNNSSSKLNYCVGGEVTTMYHLDRPMYLLGYIANQSRVYLVDKEFNVIGYTLLLSLIEYKTLVMRGDLDKANEILPTIPKEQLNNVAHFLESRGMIEDALEIATDADYRFELAIQLGRLEIAKEIAEEVQSESKWKQLGELAMSSGKLQLAEDCMKYAMDLSGLLLLYSSLGDAEGVSKLACLAKEQGKNNVAFLCLFMLGRLEDCLQLLVESNRIPEAALMARSYLPSKVSEIVALWRKDLSKVNSKAAESLADPEEYPNLFEDWQVALSVEAKAVETRGVYAAAEDYPTHADKSAITLVEAFRNMQVEAEESVENGHMEHEVAEENGHEENEGDEEEQLEEEEKEEVNQEEGVVVDGDSTDGGAVLVNGSEGDEEWGTNNKGNQPA